The Mucilaginibacter mallensis genome has a segment encoding these proteins:
- the nusA gene encoding transcription termination factor NusA: MSNINLIDSFQEFKDFKNIDRPTMMSVLEDVFRSMIRKKYGNDENCDVIVNTDNGDLEIWRTRVVMEDGFSEDDDLEIELAEAKKLDADLEVGDEYIEQITLESFGRRAILAARQTLVSKILELEKDEIFKKYKDRVGEIVTGEVYQVWKKETLVLDDEGNELLLPKSEQIPADYFKKGDSVKAVVSKVDMLNSNPKIIISRTAPEFLQRLFELEVPEIFDGLITIKKIVREPGERAKVAVESYDDRIDPVGACVGMKGSRIHGIVRELKNENIDVINYTNNLQLYIQRALSPAKITSIKLDDEKKTAAVYLKPDQVSLAIGRGGHNIKLAGKLTGYEIDVYREADEQDEDVDIEEFSDEIDSWILDEFKRIGLDTAKSVLALTVGELVKRTDLEEETVKEVLSILQAEFE, translated from the coding sequence ATGAGCAATATTAATTTAATTGATTCTTTTCAGGAATTTAAAGATTTCAAAAACATCGACAGGCCAACCATGATGAGCGTTCTTGAGGACGTTTTCAGGAGCATGATCCGTAAAAAATACGGTAACGATGAGAATTGCGATGTGATTGTAAACACAGATAACGGTGACCTTGAAATTTGGCGCACACGTGTGGTTATGGAAGATGGCTTCTCTGAAGATGATGACCTGGAAATTGAATTGGCTGAGGCAAAGAAACTGGATGCAGACCTGGAAGTAGGTGACGAGTACATTGAGCAGATAACGCTTGAGAGTTTCGGTCGCCGCGCTATACTTGCTGCACGCCAAACACTTGTTTCTAAGATTTTAGAACTTGAAAAGGACGAAATTTTCAAAAAATATAAAGACCGTGTTGGTGAGATCGTAACCGGCGAAGTTTACCAGGTTTGGAAAAAGGAAACTTTGGTATTGGATGATGAAGGCAATGAGCTTTTATTACCAAAATCAGAGCAGATACCTGCCGATTACTTTAAAAAAGGCGATAGCGTAAAAGCTGTTGTAAGTAAGGTAGATATGCTGAACAGCAATCCAAAGATCATCATTTCACGTACAGCGCCTGAGTTTTTACAGCGCTTATTTGAATTGGAAGTTCCCGAAATTTTTGACGGTTTAATCACTATCAAGAAAATTGTTCGTGAACCAGGAGAGCGCGCTAAGGTAGCGGTTGAATCATATGACGATCGTATTGACCCGGTTGGTGCCTGCGTAGGTATGAAGGGATCACGCATACACGGTATAGTACGTGAGTTGAAAAACGAAAATATCGACGTTATCAACTACACCAATAACTTACAGTTGTATATTCAGCGTGCTTTATCGCCTGCTAAAATCACTTCTATTAAGTTAGATGATGAGAAAAAAACAGCGGCGGTTTACTTAAAACCTGATCAGGTTTCATTAGCAATCGGCCGTGGCGGTCATAACATTAAACTGGCAGGTAAACTTACAGGTTATGAAATAGATGTTTACCGCGAGGCTGATGAGCAGGATGAAGATGTGGATATCGAAGAATTCTCAGACGAAATTGATAGCTGGATCCTTGATGAATTTAAACGCATTGGTTTGGATACAGCAAAATCAGTACTGGCATTAACTGTTGGCGAATTGGTTAAACGTACCGATTTAGAAGAAGAAACAGTTAAAGAAGTGTTATCAATACTGCAAGCTGAGTTTGAATAA
- the rimP gene encoding ribosome assembly cofactor RimP: MNIEKRVKELVEEKIADRPDLFLVDVKMHSNGKLIILVDGDKGIGISDCVAISRHVGFHLEEESVIETAYNLEVSSPGIDTPLTLLRQYAKNINRDLAIKMADGTKREGKLSSITEDAILIEEKIKEKGKKAEVIESVIPINQITETKVLISFK, from the coding sequence ATGAATATTGAAAAAAGAGTAAAAGAACTGGTTGAAGAAAAGATTGCCGACAGGCCCGATCTGTTTTTAGTGGATGTAAAAATGCACTCCAACGGAAAACTGATCATTTTGGTTGATGGCGATAAAGGTATTGGGATTAGCGATTGTGTGGCCATAAGCAGGCATGTAGGCTTTCATCTGGAAGAAGAAAGTGTTATTGAAACCGCTTATAATTTAGAGGTTTCATCACCCGGGATTGATACGCCGCTCACATTATTACGCCAATACGCAAAAAATATAAACCGCGATCTGGCTATTAAAATGGCCGATGGCACCAAAAGAGAAGGTAAGCTAAGCTCCATAACAGAGGACGCGATACTGATTGAAGAAAAAATAAAGGAAAAGGGAAAAAAGGCTGAAGTAATTGAAAGCGTTATCCCTATTAATCAAATAACAGAAACAAAAGTTTTAATATCATTCAAGTAG
- a CDS encoding GIY-YIG nuclease family protein has translation MSNQYRTTFYIGVTSDLESRVWQHVNGEGSAFVKKYKLYDLVFYEYFERITDAIDREKQLKNWHKDWKIKLIQSMNPEMKDLKDQLKT, from the coding sequence ATGTCGAACCAATATCGAACAACATTTTATATCGGTGTAACCAGCGACCTTGAATCAAGAGTATGGCAACATGTTAATGGCGAAGGGTCAGCGTTTGTAAAAAAGTATAAGCTTTATGATTTGGTATTTTATGAATACTTCGAAAGAATTACTGATGCTATTGACCGGGAAAAGCAATTGAAAAATTGGCATAAGGATTGGAAAATCAAGTTAATTCAATCAATGAATCCTGAAATGAAAGATTTAAAAGATCAATTAAAAACATAA